One genomic segment of Streptomyces sp. TLI_146 includes these proteins:
- a CDS encoding helix-turn-helix domain-containing protein: protein MGRHTKGDVSYSCGLDAAVDVVGGKWKPLILWALHDGTYRFGELRRRVEGVTEKVLVQQLRELETDGIVHREVYGEVPPRVEYSLTPRGQALNTALTPLGEWGEAHMEWILEVKTGSRSVA, encoded by the coding sequence ATGGGCAGGCACACCAAGGGCGACGTCAGCTACAGCTGCGGGCTCGACGCGGCGGTGGACGTGGTCGGCGGGAAGTGGAAGCCGCTGATCCTGTGGGCGCTGCACGACGGCACGTACCGCTTCGGCGAGCTCAGGCGCCGGGTCGAGGGCGTCACCGAGAAGGTCCTCGTCCAGCAGCTGCGCGAGCTGGAGACCGACGGGATCGTCCACCGCGAGGTCTACGGGGAGGTGCCGCCCCGGGTGGAGTACTCGCTGACGCCGCGCGGCCAGGCGCTCAACACGGCACTCACCCCCTTGGGTGAGTGGGGTGAGGCACACATGGAGTGGATCCTGGAGGTGAAGACCGGCTCACGCAGTGTGGCCTGA
- a CDS encoding isoprenyl transferase: MNLRDLVYGLYARRVEGRLDHDQVPKHIGVILDGNRRWAKASGGSPEQGHQAGASKIHELLGWCAETDVEVVTLWMLSTDNLDRPDNELVPLLGIIEGVVRDLAADGRWRVHHVGTMDLLPARTQSVLKEAEQATHDVGGILVNVAVGYGGRQEIADAVRSLILDAASKGTSFEELAEIVDVDHISEHLYTRGQPDPDLVIRTSGEQRLSGFMLWQSAHSEYYFCEVFWPAFRKVDFLRALRDYAARHRRYGT, translated from the coding sequence GTGAACTTGCGCGACCTGGTGTACGGGCTCTACGCACGCCGGGTGGAAGGCCGCCTCGACCACGACCAGGTGCCCAAGCACATCGGCGTCATCCTGGACGGGAACCGGCGCTGGGCGAAGGCGTCCGGCGGCAGCCCCGAACAGGGGCACCAGGCGGGCGCGAGCAAGATCCACGAGCTGCTCGGCTGGTGTGCCGAGACGGACGTCGAGGTCGTGACGCTCTGGATGCTGTCCACGGACAACCTGGACCGGCCCGACAACGAGCTGGTCCCGCTCCTGGGCATCATCGAGGGCGTGGTGCGCGATCTGGCGGCGGACGGCCGCTGGCGCGTCCACCACGTCGGCACGATGGACCTGCTGCCCGCGCGGACGCAGTCGGTACTCAAGGAGGCCGAGCAGGCCACCCATGACGTCGGCGGGATACTCGTCAACGTCGCCGTGGGCTACGGCGGCCGTCAGGAGATCGCGGACGCGGTCCGCTCGCTGATCCTGGACGCCGCGTCCAAGGGGACCAGCTTCGAGGAACTGGCCGAGATCGTCGACGTCGACCACATCTCGGAGCACCTCTACACCCGCGGCCAGCCCGACCCGGACCTGGTGATCCGCACCAGCGGCGAGCAGCGGCTGTCCGGATTCATGCTGTGGCAGTCCGCTCACTCCGAGTACTACTTCTGCGAAGTGTTCTGGCCCGCCTTCCGCAAGGTCGACTTCCTGCGCGCACTGCGCGACTACGCGGCGCGCCACCGGCGGTACGGGACCTGA
- a CDS encoding transglycosylase SLT domain-containing protein, whose amino-acid sequence MSRISVRGFAVASATAVTTVGAVVGVASGAPQSTSNDNVEATAADTTLLADIPAGQQAQVQTASLTQQADAQSAQASAAAKKSAEEAARLQAAKDAKSKKESADEKAKEREQEQIASRSATRDPASFPQQSSYTVEQVKAIARQIVPADQFQCFSNIVNHESTWNYLAVNSSSGAYGLVQALPGSKMSSVGSDWRTNPATQIKWGLNYMNSSYHSPCGAWSFWQANSWY is encoded by the coding sequence GTGAGCCGGATCTCGGTCCGGGGATTCGCGGTGGCGTCAGCCACTGCGGTCACCACCGTCGGTGCCGTCGTCGGCGTTGCCTCGGGCGCGCCGCAGTCCACCTCGAACGACAACGTCGAGGCGACCGCTGCCGACACGACGCTTCTTGCGGACATACCCGCGGGCCAGCAGGCCCAGGTGCAGACCGCGTCCCTGACGCAGCAGGCGGACGCGCAGTCCGCCCAGGCGAGCGCCGCGGCGAAGAAGTCCGCCGAAGAGGCCGCCCGCCTCCAGGCCGCCAAGGACGCCAAGTCCAAGAAGGAGTCGGCGGACGAGAAGGCGAAGGAGCGTGAGCAGGAGCAGATCGCCAGCCGGTCCGCGACCCGCGACCCCGCCTCGTTCCCGCAGCAGAGCTCCTACACGGTGGAGCAGGTCAAGGCCATCGCCCGGCAGATCGTGCCGGCCGACCAGTTCCAGTGCTTCAGCAACATCGTGAACCACGAGTCGACCTGGAACTACCTCGCGGTCAACTCCAGTTCCGGTGCGTACGGCCTGGTCCAGGCGCTGCCCGGGTCCAAGATGTCCTCGGTGGGCTCGGACTGGCGGACCAACCCGGCCACGCAGATCAAGTGGGGCCTGAACTACATGAACTCCAGCTACCACAGCCCGTGTGGCGCCTGGTCGTTCTGGCAGGCCAACAGCTGGTACTAG
- a CDS encoding alkyl hydroperoxide reductase has product MALDELKSALPDYAKDLKLNLGSVIGNSELPAQQLWGTVLACAIAARSPKVLRELEPEAKANLSPEAYTAAKAAAAVMAMNNVFYRTRHLLSDPEYGTLRAGLRMNVIGNPGVEKVDFELWSLAVSAVNGCGQCLDSHEQVLRKAGVDRETIQEAFKIASVIQAVGVTLDAESVLAE; this is encoded by the coding sequence ATGGCTCTCGACGAACTGAAGTCCGCCCTGCCGGACTACGCCAAGGACCTGAAGCTGAACCTCGGCTCGGTCATCGGCAACAGCGAGCTCCCGGCCCAGCAGCTGTGGGGCACGGTCCTCGCCTGCGCCATCGCCGCGCGCTCGCCGAAGGTCCTGCGCGAGCTGGAGCCCGAGGCCAAGGCCAACCTCTCCCCCGAGGCGTACACCGCCGCGAAGGCCGCTGCCGCGGTCATGGCGATGAACAACGTCTTCTACCGCACCCGCCACCTGCTCTCCGACCCGGAGTACGGCACGCTGCGGGCCGGTCTGCGGATGAACGTCATCGGCAACCCGGGCGTGGAGAAGGTCGACTTCGAGCTGTGGTCGCTGGCCGTCTCCGCGGTCAACGGCTGCGGCCAGTGCCTGGACTCGCACGAGCAGGTCCTGCGCAAGGCGGGCGTCGACCGCGAGACGATCCAGGAAGCCTTCAAGATCGCCTCGGTGATCCAGGCGGTGGGCGTCACGCTGGACGCGGAGTCCGTGCTGGCCGAGTAG
- a CDS encoding peroxiredoxin: MLTVGDKFPEFDLTACVSLESGKEFEQINHKTYEGKWKIVFAWPKDFTFVCPTEIAAFGKLNDEFADRDAQILGFSGDSEFVHHAWRKDHPDLTDLPFPMMADSKHELMRDLGIEGEDGFAQRAVFIVDQNNEIQFTMVTAGSVGRNPKEVLRVLDALQTDELCPCNWTKGENTLDPVALLSGE, encoded by the coding sequence GTGCTCACTGTCGGTGACAAGTTCCCCGAGTTCGACCTGACCGCCTGCGTGTCGCTGGAAAGCGGCAAGGAGTTCGAGCAGATCAACCACAAGACCTACGAGGGCAAGTGGAAGATCGTCTTCGCGTGGCCCAAGGACTTCACCTTCGTGTGCCCGACCGAGATCGCCGCGTTCGGCAAGCTGAACGACGAGTTCGCCGACCGTGACGCCCAGATCCTCGGCTTCTCCGGCGACTCCGAGTTCGTGCACCACGCCTGGCGCAAGGACCACCCGGACCTCACCGACCTGCCGTTCCCGATGATGGCCGACTCGAAGCACGAGCTCATGCGTGACCTCGGCATCGAGGGCGAGGACGGCTTCGCCCAGCGCGCCGTCTTCATCGTCGACCAGAACAACGAGATCCAGTTCACGATGGTGACCGCCGGTTCCGTGGGCCGTAACCCCAAGGAGGTCCTGCGGGTCCTCGACGCCCTCCAGACCGACGAGCTGTGCCCCTGCAACTGGACCAAGGGCGAGAACACCCTGGACCCGGTCGCGCTGCTCTCCGGCGAGTGA
- a CDS encoding class I SAM-dependent methyltransferase, producing the protein MAQTIRNHNTRTFEDLIAEAAAAPVDGWDFSWLDGRATEERPSWGYARAMAARWARATAALDVQTGGGEVLAAVPQLPPLAVATEGWPPNVARATALLHPRGVAVVADSDEPPLPFAGGAFDLVTSRHPVQTWWPEIARVLTPGGTYFSQQVGPASVFELVEYFLGPQSADVRGRRDPGKARAEAEAAGLQVADLRQEKLRTEFHDIGAVVYFLRKVIWMVPGFTVEEYEDKLAALDEQIRTDGPFVAHTTRFLIEARKPLRSS; encoded by the coding sequence GAAGACCTGATCGCCGAGGCGGCGGCCGCCCCCGTGGACGGCTGGGACTTCTCCTGGCTGGACGGACGGGCCACCGAGGAGCGGCCGTCCTGGGGGTACGCCCGTGCCATGGCGGCGCGCTGGGCCCGGGCCACGGCCGCCCTCGACGTGCAGACCGGCGGCGGCGAGGTCCTGGCGGCCGTCCCGCAGCTGCCGCCGCTCGCGGTCGCCACCGAGGGGTGGCCGCCGAACGTCGCCCGGGCCACCGCCCTGCTGCACCCCCGGGGCGTCGCGGTGGTGGCCGACTCCGACGAGCCGCCGCTGCCGTTCGCGGGCGGCGCCTTCGACCTGGTGACCAGCCGTCACCCCGTCCAGACCTGGTGGCCGGAGATCGCCCGGGTGCTCACCCCGGGCGGCACCTACTTCTCCCAACAGGTCGGGCCCGCCAGTGTGTTCGAGCTCGTGGAGTACTTCCTGGGCCCGCAGTCCGCCGACGTCCGGGGCCGGCGCGACCCGGGCAAGGCGCGCGCCGAGGCCGAGGCCGCCGGGCTCCAGGTGGCGGACCTGCGCCAGGAGAAGCTGCGCACCGAGTTCCACGACATCGGCGCCGTCGTCTACTTCCTGCGCAAGGTGATCTGGATGGTGCCGGGCTTCACGGTCGAGGAGTACGAGGACAAGCTGGCGGCGCTGGACGAGCAGATCCGTACCGACGGGCCCTTCGTCGCGCACACGACACGGTTCCTCATCGAGGCGAGGAAGCCCCTGCGCTCCTCCTGA
- a CDS encoding PhoH family protein — protein sequence MVTSTKRRMPDRRTYVLDTSVLLADPNAMARFDEHEVVLPIVVVTELEAKRHHPELGYFARQALRLLDDFRVRYGRLDAPIPLGDLGGTLRVELNHSDPGVLPAGYRLGDNDSRILAVARNLQAEGYDVTVVSKDLPLRIKASSVGLLAEEYRAELAITDSGFSGMSELSLSGEQVDLLYEEETLYVPEAAGLPVHNGLVLQSERGKALGRVTADGNVKLVRGDREAFGLRGRSAEQRIALDLLLDPDVGIVSMGGRAGTGKSALALCAGLEAVLERRQHKKVMVFRPLYAVGGQELGYLPGSEAEKMGPWAQAVFDTLSAVTTREVIEEVTSRGMLEVLPLTHIRGRSLHDAFVIVDEAQSLERNVLLTVLSRIGANSRVVLTHDVAQRDNLRVGRYDGVVAVVEKLKGHPLFAHVTLTRSERSQIAALVTEMLEDGQI from the coding sequence GTGGTGACCAGCACAAAGCGCCGCATGCCCGACCGGCGCACCTACGTCCTCGACACCAGCGTCCTGCTGGCCGACCCCAACGCCATGGCCCGGTTCGACGAGCACGAAGTGGTGCTCCCGATCGTCGTGGTCACGGAACTGGAGGCGAAGAGGCACCATCCGGAACTCGGCTATTTCGCCCGTCAGGCCCTGCGCCTGCTCGACGACTTCCGGGTCCGGTACGGCCGCCTCGACGCACCCATCCCGCTGGGCGACCTCGGCGGCACGCTCCGCGTCGAGCTCAACCATTCTGATCCCGGCGTGCTGCCCGCCGGCTACAGGTTGGGGGACAACGACTCACGGATCCTCGCCGTCGCCCGCAATCTCCAGGCCGAGGGGTACGACGTCACCGTCGTCTCCAAGGACCTGCCGCTGCGGATCAAGGCGTCGTCGGTAGGCCTGCTCGCCGAGGAGTACCGGGCGGAACTGGCCATCACCGACTCGGGCTTCAGCGGAATGTCCGAACTGTCGCTCTCGGGCGAGCAGGTGGACCTTCTCTACGAGGAGGAGACGCTGTACGTGCCGGAGGCCGCGGGCCTGCCGGTGCACAACGGCCTGGTGCTCCAGTCAGAGCGGGGCAAGGCCCTGGGCCGCGTCACGGCCGACGGCAACGTCAAGCTGGTGCGGGGCGACCGGGAGGCGTTCGGCCTGCGCGGCCGCAGTGCCGAGCAGCGCATCGCGCTCGACCTGCTGCTCGACCCGGACGTCGGCATCGTGTCGATGGGCGGCCGGGCCGGCACCGGCAAGTCCGCGCTGGCCCTCTGCGCGGGCCTGGAAGCGGTCCTGGAGCGCCGCCAGCACAAGAAGGTGATGGTCTTCCGCCCGCTGTACGCGGTGGGCGGCCAGGAGCTCGGCTATCTGCCCGGCTCCGAGGCCGAGAAGATGGGCCCGTGGGCGCAGGCGGTGTTCGACACGCTGTCGGCGGTCACCACGCGCGAGGTGATCGAGGAGGTGACGTCGCGCGGCATGCTGGAGGTCCTGCCGCTCACCCACATCCGCGGCCGCTCCCTGCACGACGCGTTCGTGATCGTGGACGAGGCCCAGTCGCTCGAACGGAACGTCCTGCTGACCGTGTTGTCCCGGATCGGGGCGAATTCACGGGTGGTGCTCACCCATGACGTGGCCCAGCGGGACAACCTGAGGGTCGGCCGGTACGACGGAGTGGTCGCCGTCGTGGAGAAGCTGAAGGGCCATCCGCTCTTCGCGCACGTCACCCTCACCCGCTCCGAGCGGTCGCAGATCGCCGCACTGGTGACCGAAATGCTGGAGGACGGCCAGATCTGA
- a CDS encoding DUF2079 domain-containing protein, protein MRTISNEVSSLRLRGVAALPSRRGPRTAPPALLWWGWAAALFLLYAAVGARRQALIRTTGYDLGIFEQAVKAYAQLRAPVAPLRGDGFNLLGDHFHPVLVVLAPLYRIAPSPYTLLFAQAALLALAVVPLARRARQALGRRAAHVIAFAYGLSWGIASAVAFDFHEVCFAVPLVSYALEALALRRWRAAVAWAAPLLLVKEDLGLTLAAIGGYIAWKGRRGLGLATAAAGLLGSALEFKVLMPFFSPAGTYAHAANLEPAHGSLLATLALAPLDAVRPEVKATTLVLVFAPAALIALRSPLAWLAVPTLGWRMLSQNAFHWGTSFHYTAVLMPVVLAAMTDALAPYRRTGDALARRHVRASLATTAAVTLVLIPSFPLAQLVHRSTWRSTAHIAAARDLLRRIPDGATVAASNRLVPQLTSRTDVVLFPTYPVHWRLYDTGAAVPPPTAQWILYDRVPAESWPYPPGYWPYPKDRQEAELAKAEQAYGYRVVAQRDGITLLRR, encoded by the coding sequence ATGCGGACAATCAGCAACGAAGTGTCCTCGCTGCGGCTGCGGGGTGTCGCCGCGCTTCCCAGCCGCCGGGGCCCGCGCACGGCGCCGCCCGCCCTCCTGTGGTGGGGGTGGGCCGCCGCGCTCTTCCTGCTCTACGCCGCCGTCGGCGCCCGCCGCCAGGCGCTGATCCGCACCACCGGCTACGACCTCGGCATCTTCGAGCAGGCCGTGAAGGCGTACGCGCAACTGCGCGCCCCCGTCGCCCCGTTGCGCGGCGACGGTTTCAACCTGCTGGGCGACCACTTCCACCCCGTGCTCGTCGTCCTCGCGCCGCTGTACCGGATCGCCCCGTCCCCGTACACCCTGCTCTTCGCCCAGGCCGCCCTGCTCGCCCTCGCCGTCGTGCCGCTGGCCCGCCGCGCCCGGCAGGCGCTGGGCCGCCGCGCCGCCCATGTGATCGCCTTCGCGTACGGGCTGAGCTGGGGCATCGCCTCGGCCGTGGCGTTCGACTTCCACGAGGTGTGCTTCGCCGTCCCGCTCGTCTCGTACGCCCTGGAGGCGCTGGCCCTGCGGCGCTGGCGGGCCGCGGTGGCCTGGGCCGCCCCCCTTCTGCTGGTCAAGGAGGACCTGGGGCTGACCCTCGCCGCCATCGGCGGATACATCGCCTGGAAGGGGCGGCGCGGGCTTGGCCTGGCGACCGCCGCCGCCGGGCTGCTCGGCAGCGCCCTGGAGTTCAAGGTGCTGATGCCGTTCTTCAGCCCGGCCGGCACCTACGCCCACGCCGCCAACCTCGAACCCGCCCACGGCTCGCTGCTCGCCACCCTCGCCCTCGCCCCGCTCGACGCCGTACGCCCCGAGGTGAAGGCCACCACCCTGGTCCTGGTCTTCGCCCCCGCCGCCCTGATCGCCCTGCGCTCACCGCTGGCCTGGCTCGCCGTGCCGACGCTCGGCTGGCGGATGCTCTCCCAGAACGCCTTCCACTGGGGCACCTCGTTCCACTACACGGCCGTGCTGATGCCCGTCGTGCTGGCCGCCATGACCGACGCGCTCGCCCCCTACCGGCGCACCGGCGACGCCCTCGCCCGCCGCCACGTACGCGCCTCGCTCGCCACCACTGCGGCCGTCACCCTGGTCCTGATCCCGTCCTTCCCGCTCGCCCAGCTCGTCCACCGCTCCACCTGGCGCTCCACCGCGCACATCGCCGCCGCCCGCGACCTGCTGCGCCGCATCCCCGACGGCGCCACCGTCGCCGCCTCCAACCGCCTGGTGCCCCAGCTCACTTCCCGTACCGACGTGGTGCTCTTCCCGACCTACCCGGTCCACTGGCGGCTGTACGACACCGGCGCGGCGGTGCCCCCGCCGACCGCCCAGTGGATCCTCTACGACCGGGTGCCCGCCGAGTCCTGGCCCTACCCACCGGGCTACTGGCCCTACCCGAAGGACCGTCAGGAAGCCGAGCTGGCCAAGGCGGAGCAGGCCTACGGGTACCGGGTCGTGGCCCAGCGGGACGGAATCACCCTGCTCAGACGTTGA
- a CDS encoding AI-2E family transporter gives MSKVPGLLGALGAGLTRMGERLDERRVETEARADAGLDEPGRPASSDDSADGSAVAAGVPSQVSAEASSQTSAAVRTQASAAPGAEEAAAESATGSARQAAPDHVPAPPAYAPAVAARPDPVAAVPWGMRVAAEIGWRLLVLAGTLWVLMRVISAVRLVVLAFVAALFITALLQPTVSRLTRKGLPRGLATAVTAILGFIVMGLIGWFVVWQVMDNLDTLSDKVRAGIEELKRWLLNSPFHVTEDQINQVAKNLSDTIGHNTNEITSAGLQGVTVLVEVLTGILLAMFSTLFLLYDGKNIWHWVLRLVPEQARPAMEGAGPRAWRTLTAYVRGTVIVALIDAIFIGLGIYFLHVPMAVPLAVFIFLFAFIPLVGAVISGALAVVVALVTEGVFTAVMVLAVVLLVQQIEGHVLQPFILGRAVRVHPLAVVLSVAAGGLIGGIGGSVVAVPLVAVTNTVVGYLRATARENALRSAAPPSPAEE, from the coding sequence ATGTCGAAAGTGCCGGGGCTGCTCGGAGCGCTGGGCGCCGGTCTGACCCGTATGGGAGAGCGGCTGGACGAACGCCGCGTCGAGACCGAGGCGCGGGCGGACGCGGGCCTGGACGAACCGGGCCGTCCGGCGAGCAGTGACGATTCGGCAGACGGTTCGGCAGTAGCGGCAGGGGTTCCTTCGCAGGTGTCCGCCGAGGCTTCCTCGCAGACGTCCGCCGCGGTTCGTACGCAGGCGTCCGCCGCCCCGGGGGCCGAGGAAGCAGCCGCCGAAAGCGCCACCGGCTCCGCCCGGCAGGCCGCCCCCGACCACGTCCCCGCACCTCCCGCCTACGCCCCCGCCGTCGCCGCGCGGCCCGACCCCGTGGCCGCCGTGCCGTGGGGGATGCGGGTTGCCGCCGAGATCGGCTGGCGGCTGCTCGTGCTCGCGGGCACGCTGTGGGTGCTGATGCGGGTCATCAGCGCCGTACGGCTCGTGGTCCTCGCGTTCGTCGCCGCGCTGTTCATCACCGCGCTGCTCCAGCCGACCGTCTCCCGGCTCACCCGCAAGGGCCTGCCCCGAGGCCTGGCGACCGCTGTCACCGCGATCCTGGGCTTCATCGTGATGGGCCTGATCGGCTGGTTCGTGGTCTGGCAGGTCATGGACAACCTGGACACGCTCTCCGACAAGGTCAGAGCGGGCATCGAGGAGCTCAAGCGCTGGCTCCTCAACAGCCCGTTCCATGTCACCGAGGACCAGATCAACCAGGTCGCCAAGAACCTCAGCGACACCATCGGCCACAACACCAACGAGATCACCTCGGCGGGCCTCCAGGGCGTGACCGTCCTCGTCGAGGTGCTCACCGGCATTCTGCTGGCGATGTTCTCGACGCTCTTCCTCCTCTACGACGGGAAGAACATCTGGCACTGGGTGCTGCGGCTGGTCCCGGAGCAGGCCCGGCCGGCGATGGAGGGCGCGGGGCCGCGCGCCTGGCGCACGCTCACCGCGTATGTGCGGGGCACGGTGATAGTGGCTCTGATCGACGCGATCTTCATCGGCCTGGGGATCTACTTCCTGCACGTCCCCATGGCCGTGCCGCTGGCCGTCTTCATCTTCCTGTTCGCCTTCATCCCGCTGGTGGGCGCGGTGATCTCGGGCGCGCTCGCGGTGGTGGTCGCACTGGTCACCGAGGGTGTGTTCACGGCGGTGATGGTGCTGGCCGTGGTGCTCCTGGTGCAGCAGATCGAGGGCCATGTGCTCCAGCCGTTTATTCTGGGCCGCGCGGTCCGCGTCCATCCGCTCGCCGTGGTGCTCTCGGTCGCCGCGGGCGGCCTGATCGGCGGGATCGGGGGCTCGGTGGTGGCGGTGCCGCTGGTGGCGGTGACGAACACGGTGGTGGGGTATCTGCGGGCCACGGCGAGGGAGAACGCGCTGCGGAGCGCGGCGCCGCCGTCCCCGGCGGAGGAGTAG
- a CDS encoding hydrogen peroxide-inducible genes activator: MRAFAAVAEHLHFRDAAAAIGMSQPALSGAVSALEEALGVQLLERTTRRVLLSPAGSRLAVRAKAVLEAVGSLLEEAEAVRAPFTGVLRLGVIPTVAPYLLPTVLRLVHDRYPELDLQVHEEQTSSLLDGLAAGRLDVLLLAVPLGVPGVTELPLFDEDFVLVMPQDHWLGGRTDVPREALRELDLLLLDEGHCLRDQALDICREAGREEGAAVTTTAAGLSTLVQLVAGGLGVTLLPRTALRVETSRNDRLVTGYFADPAPSRRVALAIRSGAARQGEFEEFAGVLRGALGVLPVRLCPSPPLP; encoded by the coding sequence CTGCGGGCGTTCGCGGCGGTGGCCGAGCATCTGCACTTCCGGGACGCGGCGGCGGCGATCGGGATGAGCCAGCCCGCGCTGTCCGGGGCGGTCTCCGCGCTGGAGGAGGCGCTCGGGGTGCAGCTCCTGGAGCGCACCACGCGCCGGGTGCTCCTGTCGCCCGCCGGGTCGCGTCTCGCCGTGCGGGCGAAGGCGGTCCTGGAGGCGGTAGGCTCGCTCCTGGAGGAGGCCGAGGCGGTACGGGCGCCGTTCACCGGGGTGCTGCGGCTCGGGGTGATCCCGACGGTGGCGCCGTATCTGCTGCCCACCGTGCTGCGGCTGGTCCACGACCGGTATCCCGAGCTGGACCTCCAGGTCCACGAGGAGCAGACGTCGTCGCTGCTCGACGGGCTGGCGGCGGGGCGCCTGGACGTCCTGCTGCTCGCGGTCCCGCTGGGCGTGCCCGGGGTGACCGAACTCCCGCTCTTCGACGAGGACTTCGTGCTGGTGATGCCGCAGGATCACTGGCTGGGCGGGCGTACGGACGTGCCGCGCGAGGCTCTGCGCGAGCTGGATCTGCTGCTGCTCGACGAGGGGCACTGCCTGCGGGACCAGGCGCTGGACATCTGCCGGGAGGCGGGGCGGGAGGAGGGGGCCGCCGTGACGACCACGGCGGCGGGGCTGTCCACGCTGGTGCAGCTGGTGGCGGGTGGGCTGGGGGTGACGTTGCTGCCGCGTACGGCTCTGCGGGTGGAGACGTCCCGTAACGACCGGCTGGTCACCGGGTACTTCGCGGATCCGGCGCCGTCGCGGCGGGTGGCGCTGGCGATCCGGTCGGGGGCGGCGCGGCAGGGGGAGTTCGAGGAGTTCGCGGGGGTTTTGCGGGGAGCGCTGGGGGTGTTGCCGGTGCGGTTGTGCCCCTCCCCGCCCCTTCCCTGA
- the mgrA gene encoding L-glyceraldehyde 3-phosphate reductase: MTESLPLHYLAAEHRYDSMEYRRTGRSGLRLPALSLGLWHNFGDDRSLESQRAILRRAFDLGVTHFDLANNYGPPPGSAELNFGKIFGQDFRAYRDELIISTKAGYLMHPGPYGEWGSRKYLLSSLDASLRRMGLDHVDIFYSHRFDPETPLEETMGALASAVQQGKALYVGVSSYTSEQTAEAARILKEMGVPALIHQPSYSMINRWTEDDGLLDTLEEAGMGCISFVPLAQGLLTNKYLKGIPEGSRATQGKSLDPQLLSDEVTRRLNGLNDIAARRGQSLAQLAIAWVLRDPRMTSALIGASSVKQLEENVAALAGPPLTAEELKEIDTFAVDTAGTNIWAGRG, translated from the coding sequence GTGACTGAATCACTCCCCCTCCACTACCTGGCCGCCGAGCACCGCTACGACTCCATGGAGTACCGGCGGACCGGCCGCAGCGGCCTCAGGCTGCCCGCGCTCTCCCTGGGCCTGTGGCACAACTTCGGCGACGACCGCTCCCTGGAGTCGCAGCGCGCGATCCTGCGCCGCGCCTTCGACCTCGGTGTCACCCACTTCGATCTGGCCAACAACTACGGCCCGCCGCCCGGCTCAGCCGAGCTCAACTTCGGGAAGATTTTCGGCCAGGACTTCCGGGCGTACCGGGACGAGCTGATCATTTCCACCAAGGCCGGATATCTGATGCACCCGGGCCCGTACGGAGAGTGGGGCTCCCGCAAGTACCTGCTGTCCTCGCTGGACGCCTCGCTGCGCCGGATGGGCCTGGACCACGTCGACATCTTCTACTCGCACCGCTTCGACCCGGAGACCCCGCTGGAGGAGACGATGGGCGCGCTGGCGTCCGCCGTCCAGCAGGGCAAGGCGCTGTACGTGGGCGTGTCCTCGTACACCAGCGAGCAGACCGCCGAGGCCGCGCGGATCCTCAAGGAGATGGGCGTCCCGGCGCTCATCCACCAGCCGTCGTACTCGATGATCAACCGCTGGACGGAGGACGACGGGCTGCTCGACACGCTCGAAGAGGCGGGGATGGGCTGCATCTCCTTCGTGCCGCTGGCGCAGGGGCTGCTCACCAATAAGTACCTGAAGGGCATCCCGGAGGGCTCGCGGGCCACCCAGGGCAAGTCGCTCGACCCGCAGCTGCTCAGCGACGAGGTGACCCGGCGGCTGAACGGGCTGAACGACATCGCCGCCCGGCGCGGCCAGTCGCTGGCCCAGCTGGCGATCGCCTGGGTGCTGCGCGACCCGCGGATGACGTCGGCGCTGATCGGCGCGTCCAGCGTGAAGCAGCTGGAGGAGAACGTGGCGGCGCTCGCCGGACCGCCGCTGACGGCCGAGGAGTTGAAGGAGATCGACACCTTCGCCGTGGACACCGCGGGCACCAACATCTGGGCCGGGCGCGGCTGA